The genomic stretch GTGCGCCAAGATCAGCCAGCATTTGGGCATGGCCGAATTCTTGATCCTGGGCAAGGGCATGACAACGCACCCCAGCGTGCCGCCCTCGCTGCTGGCCGACGTCTTTGAGTCACTCGTGGCGGCGGTGTATCTCGACGGCGGGGAAGCTGCGGTTCGCGAGTTCTTGCTGCGTCATGTCGGTCCGGAGATCGAGGCCGCGGCCGGCGGCGATCACGGCGGCAACTACAAGTCGCTGTTGCAGCAAATTGCCCAGCGCGAGTACGGAACGACGCCCACCTACTCGCTCCTCGACGAGAAGGGCCCCGACCACAGCAAGTGCTTCAAGGTATCGGCCCAGATCGGGCGAAATCGCTATCATCCGGCCTGGGGCCGGAACAAGAAGGAAGCCGAACAGCGCGCCGCGCGCAACGCGCTCAGCGAGCTGAGCGGCGAACCGGTCCCCTTTCCCGGCGACTGAGCAGGCGGTTTTCAGAAAGCGAGGTCAAGGATGACGACGCTCAGCGAAACGCAACACCGCTACGAGGCGCCCCACCGGACAGCCAGGCAGGATGTCTCCTGGTCGAAGCTCTATGCGGCCCGCCGCGCCGCGGCCGATCGGTTCGGGGCCAATATCTTCGCGCTCCCCATCGTTCGCCGGGTGCTCGACGTGGTGCAAGCTGGCTGCAATCCGCGCACGCGGATGCTTGAGATCGGCGCGGGCGACCGCGGACTGGTCCAGAAACTGGCCAGCCGTGGAATCAGCGTGCAGTACGAGTCGCTCGACATCGATACGGCCCTGCCGCACGATTATCGCGAGCTGGCCGATGTGCCCGGGCCATACGAGCGGATCGTGGCCCTGGAAGTGGTCGAGCATTTGTCGCTCGACGAGCTGCGGCCCTGGCTGGCGCGCGTG from Pirellulales bacterium encodes the following:
- a CDS encoding methyltransferase domain-containing protein, whose protein sequence is MTTLSETQHRYEAPHRTARQDVSWSKLYAARRAAADRFGANIFALPIVRRVLDVVQAGCNPRTRMLEIGAGDRGLVQKLASRGISVQYESLDIDTALPHDYRELADVPGPYERIVALEVVEHLSLDELRPWLARVAELLAPGGQLVLSTPNTFYPPAYLRDATHRTPLCYDELASLVTLAGLEPVRIVRIYHDPVHRKLARRYLFGWLFRLLGIDFARQIMLVAEKPGSPQPAEIAPA
- the rnc gene encoding ribonuclease III, producing the protein MNQREESTTAADPLESCEQRIGYVFRNRTLLRAALTHASGAQHRLASNERLEFLGDAILGAIVCEFLYRQYPDYLEGDLTRVKSVVVSRQTCAKISQHLGMAEFLILGKGMTTHPSVPPSLLADVFESLVAAVYLDGGEAAVREFLLRHVGPEIEAAAGGDHGGNYKSLLQQIAQREYGTTPTYSLLDEKGPDHSKCFKVSAQIGRNRYHPAWGRNKKEAEQRAARNALSELSGEPVPFPGD